The genome window CCTGCCTCGTCCCCTCGTCTGGGTTCTACGAATGGAAATCGCCGAACGGCGGGTCGAAGAAGCCCTATCGGATTTACCGCGAAGACGAACCTGCCTTCGCGATGGCCGGACTCTGGGACGTCTGGGAGGGCGACGACGAGACGATCTCGTGCCTCACGATTCTCACGACGGAGCCGAACGACCTAATGAACTCAATCCACGACCGGATGCCGGTCGTCCTCCCAAAGGACGCGGAATCTGACTGGCTCACCGCAGGCCCGGACACTCGCAAGGAACTGTGCCAACTGTACCCAAAGGACCACCTGTCCGCCTACGAGATTTCGACGCGGGTCAACAACCCCGGAAACGACGATCCCCAGGTCATCGAGCCGCTGGACCACGAGCAATCGGGCCTCGGCGAGTTCAGGTCGGAATGAGGCCGTATTAGAACAATTAGCACACCAAAGAGCAGGGTAAACGCTGAGGTTGATAAGTTCAGCGACCCTGCAAGATGATCCTTCGGTCTAGTTGTTCTTCTATATCGTTGCGACCATCCGTGCTCTCACCCTCGAAAGCCGATCAATAGGGAACTTGGTCAACACGAATAAACCCCTCGCCCGATTGACTGAATGTATGCCAAATACTTCGCCTGAAGAGTGGGGGAGTTGGGTGGAAGACCAACTCCAGAAGATGGAAGACGTGTACCATCGGGACGAAGATCGACTCTTTTCAGACTATAATCGAGAGACAAAGCATATTGACGGATATTCTGGTCGTGGATTACTGGAGCTCATTCAGAACGCTGACGACGCCGGCTGGGAATCGTCCGGTTCGGTTGACGTCCTAATAGAACTGACAGAGGAAGGCCTATTCGTTGCTAATAGTGGGGAGCCCTTCTCCCGTGAGGGAATCAGTTCGTTAATGCTCAGCGACAATAGCCCGAAACAATTCCGGGAGGAATGTATCGGCTACAAGGGACTTGGATTCCGGTCTATTTTGAATTGGAGTTCGGACGTGCTCATACACAGCGGAGACGTATCGATCGGATTCTCGGAACAGTTCGCAGCTGAGTTTTTAAACAAACTCCGTGCTGAAAACGACGAAATTGATAGGAAAGCTAAGCGATACGAGCAGCGGGGAACCTCAAATCCAATCGCAACGCTGAGCACGCCACGACTTCTCTCAGAGAGCGACGTTGTAGATACACGTTTCGAGGAAGTCCACAAACAAGGCCAGCAGATCAAGGCTCGAGGCTACGACACTGTAATCTGCATTCCTCTGTTTGACAGCGACAGTCGAAACCAAGTTCAGAAGGAGATCAACTCCCTATTCAAAGAGCTCACGCTGTTCCTGCGGAGCGTAGATGATCTTCGGATTCGCAGTCCAGAACGAGAAGAGCACTGGAGTGTCAAACGCGGGGAAGAGAAGGTTATTGTTGACCACGGCAGCGGCGAACCGACTACGTGGAAAATATTCAAAGACTCGGGGGAAATTCCGGAGGAATATACCACCGCTTCGCAAACCAAAGATCGGTACGAGATTAAAATCGCTATACCAGAGGATACCAGAAGCAAGGAGCTACCATCTGATCTCTTTGTTTTCTTCCCTACCAAGGTCTCGTTCCCATTTCCGATGTTGGCGCACGCCACTTTCCAGGTGACAGAATCACGAAATCACCTGATAGAGAGCGATGCGAATCGATTTGTCGCTGAACGATTAGCGTCGAAGATGATTGATGCAGCGGAGGATCACCGATCTGAAGAAACCCCGTGGGCCGCTCTCCGTACAGTTTCACCCACTGGACCAATCGGTTCTACGCTAAACAACCTCGGAGCACCAGATGAAGCTCAAAGCTCATTCAAGCAGTTACTTGAGTCAGAAGTTGCTACGCGGTCACTCATCCCAGTGCAGGATGGTTCCTTTACAACACCCGCAAAGGCAAAGCGAATTTCCGGTGATTTTGATGACCTACTCCAAGGAGAGTTATTCGACGATGTCTGTCTTCACACGAACAGTCAGGATGTGAAGAACCAGCTGGATCGTTTAGACGTTGGGCACATCAACTACACAGACCTACAAACGCGACTTGATACTATTTCAAGCGACCTTTTTATGACAACCCGAGCAGGCATCATCACCCGTCTCGTCGATAATAATCTCATTGGAGACGAGACTCCACCGCGTCTTCTGGTTGATGGTGAGGGGAATACAATTCCGCCTGAACGAACTACTTTCCTCCCACCACAGGGAGAGTCGATTACACTCCCCTCATGGGTTCCAAGAGATATTCTTCACCCTGATCTTGCATCAAAGCTGCAGTCAAGCTGGGGATTAACCAGTATTCGAGATCTGCGAATGAAGCTATCGTCGTTTAATATTCGTGAGTACGAGCTTTCAGGGCTAGTCCAAGCGGTTGTCACCGAAGCGAACGACCGCGTTTCTCAGAATCCGGACTCAGAGGCACATTGGCGCCGGAAGATGCTACGTGGGCTGTGGGACCTCTACGAAGCCGGTGCCAAGGGGGTGAGCCTCACAGAAGTCTCGATTGTTATTCCGACACGTACCGGGACTTTCGCAAAGGCCAGCTCTCTCTATCTAATGGGTGAGTACCCCAACGGCAAATTGGTCGAACATCTGTATGAGTCAGTAGATCAGGAGCTGTTCGTCGTAAGTCCCACAGAATTAGACTTCTGTGACGATGTAAGCAAGCTAGAGTCGTTCTTGCTTTGGTTGGGTGTCGCCGATGAGCCGCGATTAGAGCGACGTGAGATGAGTAATTCTGACTTCTTCGACCACGTCCTCGAGACATTAGACTATCCAGCTGAGTTCGGGAGTGAAACAAAAGAAACCCCGAATGACGTTACGTCGACACGGAATTATCGGCTACGAAGGGTCGAGACAGTCGACCGACTTGAGGAGATCGTCGAAAGGGCACATCCGTATGCGATACTCGCGTGGCTTGCGACGATTCCAGAGACGACCAATCGCTGGCGGAAGAATGGATCAGACGCGATACTTGAGATCAAACCCAAGTACCACCAAAATTGGAAATCACTTAACGAGCAGTCTGTACCTTCCCACCCTTACTGGATTCTCCGAACGAGCCAGTGGCTTCCTGTCCAAGGTGAAGAGACTAATCTTCAGACCCCACAGACCTGCTCGACTGCATCGTTAGCGGAGGATATCTCGCCATTAGTTGGATATCCGGCAGTAGATCCAGAATATCCGCTCTTCTCCGAACTGGGTGTTGACGAAACTGATATCTCCAAAACGCTCCGAGACCTGGGTGTAACGAATACACTCGCCGATCTTTCGTGGGAATCGTTCTACGAGATCCTGTTTAACCTTCCTGATCGCGATCCGGACGGAAAGGTGGCAAAGCGGGTCTATCGAACCTTGCTAAAGAACCGCGAAAGTGACGAGACTCCACCAGCATCTCTGCGTGCTGATTTCATCGAGAATGGGGAAATGTTCGGAACTCACGAGGGAGTCGAAGGATACTATCCGGTGTCGGAGCTGCGATACACAAACACCGACTCAATTCCTGCGCCAGTTGAGAACAGATACCCCTCACTGATGCTCGATAACCGCCAAGGTACTGAGAAGGTGAAACAGTTCTTCGGCGTAGAGGGACTCACAAACTCTGATATCAACATTTCAGACGTCGACTACGACCACCACCTGTATATGGACGAGTTTTCGCAGGAGGTTGATGAGTTGAAGCCGTTCATTTACGCCTTCAGAGTTGATGGCGACGATAATCGCCGGGAGCTACGGGCGATACGCGATGCAGAAATCGTCCTATGTAACGCGGTAAAGGCGACTGCATCAGTTGGTAGCGATACCTTCGATATCGAACTTCAACCAGGATCGTACCTCATTGACGATTCGACAGTGTATGTTGTGCCCGATATTCTCGACGGGAGGCCACAGGTGACTGATGACCATCTTGCTCGGTTGGTTGGAGATGTTTTTTCAGATGTCCTCGATAAGAAGCTGAGCAAGGATATTCTCTCGCTCGCAACGGCAAATGATAGGCGTCAGCGTTTGGAGGTGCTCTTAGGTGACGAATCCGCGCATGAACGCTTACGTGAATCTAGAGCGCTCCTCACAGGTGAGACCTCTGAAGAGTCGGACTCGGTTTTCACTGCGCCTGAAGTCACAGACGGAATGGATCGAACCAAAAAAACAGAAAGAGATCGATCGGAAGATAGTCCCTCGCGTGACGGAACGGCTGTCAATTCACAACAGCCGACCGATGAGACACCTGCTTCGACAGCACAATCTGGCATCGACGAATCGATAGAAGGCGTTTCATCAAAGCAACAGGGCTTCGAAACGGTTGAGGGAAGATCCATCACGATTCGCCGAACATCGCAGACATCACAGAGTCGGTCGACATCGGGAACATACGATGTACCCGATTCTGAAGGAGCCGAAAAACTCGCATACTGGTTCGAAATTGACGCGGGTCGTTTCCCAATCCTCGTTTCACATATCCAAGGAAGCGAAAGCTATGGGTGTGACGTATTGAGTTTTGAGACGGAGGAACGAAAAGAGGCATTCGAATCAGACCCTGACAGAACCCTCATAGATCGATATATCGAGGTGAAAAGCAGTACAAGTCAACAGGGATACGTAACTTTGGATGACGGCCAGGTCCAACAAGCTCTGACCCGTCAAGAACGGTTCTATCTCTATCGAGTGTATGATGGATCCAGCGAGGACGGGTCGTATGAACTGGCAGTACTCGAGAATCCGTTAGCGCATGTAGACGCGGTTAAGCGGAAAGCTTCGATAGATCCATATCGCACCGAGGAGGCCATTCGCTACTCTCTGGATCTTATTTCTGACGAGCAAGACGATTGAAATCCAAGCCTCAGCTTCCGAGACGTGTTATTCGGCGAGAAAGTCGGGCGAATCTGAAAAATCTGTATCACGTACGCCCGTACGCGATCAAACCGTCCTGATTGGAACCACCGACAATCGGGCCTCGGCGGGTTCAGTTCGGGATAGCTGACGGCATCACGGTCACTGCATCGGCGACGCCGCCGCCGAATCGACGAGCGAGTACTCTCGGTCCCGACTCGTCCCCTCCGCCTCGAGAAGGTTGTACTGCTCCATCTTTGATAGGTACGTGCGGATAGTCCGCTTCGTCCGTGGATCATCGACATCCTCGGTATAGCGCTCGTGGATCTCGCTCGGCCCGACCGGACCGTGCTCGCGAACGATGTCGTAGACGACGCGCTGGTGCGGCGTGAGCGAGTCGAGGCTCTTCTGCTTGATCTGGGCCCGAGCATCCTCGGCGGCGTCCAAGAGAATGTCGTCGGTGATGCGCTCGTGGTTCTCGAGATCGGCCTTCCCGGCGGCCGTTCGCAGGATGCCGATTGCGAGGCGGGCGTCGCCGGCGGCCGCGTCGGTGATTCGATAGAGTTGGTCGTCGGTGATGACATCCTCGTCGAGCCCCCACTTTGCCCGCGCACTCAGGATATCGTACAGTCGCTCGTCGTGGTACTTGTCCATCCGGACGTGTTCGCTGGAGCGCACCCGGCTCATGAGGGGGTCGTCGACGCGGCTGAACAGCTCCTCTTCCTAGTTCGCGATGCAGATGATCGCGAACTGGGGCAGGCTGTGGAGGTCGTAGATGACGCTGGGGTCTTCGAGCTGGTCGACCTCGTCGAGGATAACGACGGTCCGCGGGCCGTCGTGTTGTTGGAGCCGGTCGACAAGTTCGTCGTGCGGCGTCGACTGCCGGTGGATGTCGATGGTGATGCCGAGGTTGTCGAGGATCTGGTAGAGCGTGCGGAACCGGGTGTAGTTGCGCCAGCAGTTGACGTAGGTGGTCTCGACATCGAGAACTCCTCACGGAGCCGTTCGGTTACGAACTTCGAGATGCACGTTTTGCCAGTGCCGCTGGGTCCGGTGACGATGGCCGTGTCGGCGGGCTGCCCGTTCGTGATGGGCTCGAGAATATATCATACTGGAACCCCTCAATTCGTCACTACCGACGCCGGTTGGTTTCTTGCTCCAAAAGCGATTTACAGCTCCCATATGGCTTGAATCTGGGATTGGAGTCTCTTCTGGCTAAATTCTGATTTCAGCTTTCAAAACGTTGGTCCGATCATATCGTGCCCAAAACCCTCCGCGTTGGGTTTAGGTGACTGGTTTTATTTAGCCAACAGGCTATTTATTGGTATCATCGATGACTGAGGCCTACTTCGTTCATACTAATCGGCAACATCACAATCCAATCGATTTTGGACGGCTGTTCGAGGACGTCAGCGTAGCCGCGACGTTTGCCGACAAGTCGGAGTACGGGGAACAGCTTCAACCCCTGAATGAGGGCGACAGGGTGCTGATGTATGATCAACCCTCTGGCACTTATGTTGGAGTTGGGACTGTGTCGGAGCCGTGGAGTGGTGAAGGTGTTACTGACCCTAAAAAAAAGGTCGCCCCAGATGATGATGTCGAAGAGTTTCACGTCGGCATCGATTGGGAACACTGGCGCCACCCGACGAATGGCTACAATCGGGCGAAGGTCAACCGGATTTTGGGATATGACGAGGCCTATGCTCCTCCACAGTCGGTTATGCCGATCATAAACCCTGATGAACAGGCGATCGAGCGAGTATACAGCATAATTAGTGACGGTGGAGAGATACCTACAATATTGACTTCCGACAAGCGGGAGGTACTCGAAGAGTGGCGAGAAGTCGCGGAAAACCACATCGCTGGCGAGGAATTTGATTTCGAAAACCACGACAGGACGAAAGATATCCGAGAGCGAGCGGATGCGTTCATCGACGATCCCACCTCGGAACGGTTCAAGTCGATGTGGGACCGGATGCATGCCGCTATTCAACGTGGTAATGCCGAGAATATACTGTCCAAGTGGGACAACTCGATTAAGGAACTTGCGGATCTTATAAAAGAAATTCGTGATGCCAATCAATACAACGAACAGTGGGAATCTGAACTAGGTGGTAAAACGACGGTCCGGGAACTCTTTGGCAACCTCCATATTGAGGAGTACCCGATAATCAACGCCGCCACTGAGAGCGGTCTGGCCTTCTTCGACTACGACCAACCAGACTCCTACGCAGAGGGCGTTGAGGAGTTCGAAGATTTCCTCGAAACATATGAGCAAGTTGTTGGCCACGCGACAGCGGAAGCTGATCACGGACTCGAGGTCCAGATCAGGCTTGAGGTGGATCAGCTATTCAACGTGATCGACAAGGTCGACGAGTCGAGTATCGAGAACGAATCTTCTGACGCGGCAATCCGACTCTACCGGGCGGTGCTTGACGCCAAGACCGACTCTGGTGCTGAGGGCGGCGACGGATCGACGACAACAATCCAGGACCTCGCTGGGACGGACGCCAACTCGTTCTGGGTCAATCAAGGTAATCAAGCTGAAATTCGAGACGAATACTTGAGAGCTAAAGTGGATAATGAGTGGCACCACGAGCTTGAACGGGTAGCGGAAGGCGATGTAATCTTCCATAATTTCGACGACGAGCTCATCGGCTACTCAATCGCCACGGGTCACCACGAAACATACTCCCTCCGCGACCAGAAGTACCAGCGAATCGCTGTCGACTTCCACTGGTTCAACGAACCACTCCCTGTCGATAGCGAACTGAAGGAGACTCTCGGTCAAGATAAGTACCGAACGGAAAAATACTACCCAATAAATTCAAACGATCACCTCGCACAAGCATATCTCGCGGATCTCTCGGACGCAGCCACAAACTTTCTCCTCAGCCAAGTTGATATCGACGTCGAGCAGGGAACCTCAACCGACGCCACTGAACTCCCGTCAAAACCGAACAGTGCTGAAGAAATCAAACGCCAGCTCGTCCAGAACAAGCAGGTTATCTTGTATGGTCCTCCTGGAACGGGGAAGACTTTCGACGCGAAGCGGTTCGCGAAACGATGGGTCCACAAAAAAACCAAGAGGGAGCCCGCAGGGAAACAGATTCGCTCTGTGACGTTCCATCCCTCGTTTTCTTACGAGGATTTCATCGAGGGGCTGACTGCCGACGCAACAGAGTCTGGAAGTGTATCCTACGATGTCGAGGACGGGGTGCTGAAACACGTCGCTGAGGACGCGAACGACGCGCTGGAGGCAACGCCGGCAGGTGAGCGGGAACCGCCGTTTGTCCTGATCATCGACGAGATCAACCGCGGAAATCTCGCTCAGATCTTCGGCGAAGTCATCACCCTTCTGGAGGCCGATAAACGAGGCAGCTTCGAGGTCGAACTCGCACACTCCGGCGATTCGTTCACGCTACCCCCGAATCTCTACATCATCGGGACGATGAACACTGCCGACCAGTCGATATCGCTGGTCGATACGGCACTCCGTCGACGGTTCCGATTTATCGATTTCCCACCAAATCTCGATGTGGTCTTCGAGCAGTACGACACCATCGATGTCGGGATGGAACCCGAAGAACTGCTCACAGCACCTACTGGAGTCATCTCAGACAGGGACCGGCTCTTAGCAGCGAGTATCCTCGCCATTGGTGAACTCAACGAGCGTATCTTGGATGCGGCACAACTTGGGAAAGGGAAACAGCTCGGGCACACCTACCTCCTCGAACACGATTCGAAGGCAGCAGTCGTCGACGCGTGGCGCTTCGACATATTGCCTCAACTGGAAGAATACTACTTTGGGCAGCTCGACCGGCTTCGAGAAAA of Natranaeroarchaeum aerophilus contains these proteins:
- a CDS encoding SOS response-associated peptidase, which translates into the protein MCGRNSLFIDQADLEARFDAEVVADGGYTPRYNIAPGEDLHIITNKASDEIDAYHWGLIPFWADEPEEGIINARSETVDEKRVFERAWESRPCLVPSSGFYEWKSPNGGSKKPYRIYREDEPAFAMAGLWDVWEGDDETISCLTILTTEPNDLMNSIHDRMPVVLPKDAESDWLTAGPDTRKELCQLYPKDHLSAYEISTRVNNPGNDDPQVIEPLDHEQSGLGEFRSE
- a CDS encoding sacsin N-terminal ATP-binding-like domain-containing protein, with amino-acid sequence MPNTSPEEWGSWVEDQLQKMEDVYHRDEDRLFSDYNRETKHIDGYSGRGLLELIQNADDAGWESSGSVDVLIELTEEGLFVANSGEPFSREGISSLMLSDNSPKQFREECIGYKGLGFRSILNWSSDVLIHSGDVSIGFSEQFAAEFLNKLRAENDEIDRKAKRYEQRGTSNPIATLSTPRLLSESDVVDTRFEEVHKQGQQIKARGYDTVICIPLFDSDSRNQVQKEINSLFKELTLFLRSVDDLRIRSPEREEHWSVKRGEEKVIVDHGSGEPTTWKIFKDSGEIPEEYTTASQTKDRYEIKIAIPEDTRSKELPSDLFVFFPTKVSFPFPMLAHATFQVTESRNHLIESDANRFVAERLASKMIDAAEDHRSEETPWAALRTVSPTGPIGSTLNNLGAPDEAQSSFKQLLESEVATRSLIPVQDGSFTTPAKAKRISGDFDDLLQGELFDDVCLHTNSQDVKNQLDRLDVGHINYTDLQTRLDTISSDLFMTTRAGIITRLVDNNLIGDETPPRLLVDGEGNTIPPERTTFLPPQGESITLPSWVPRDILHPDLASKLQSSWGLTSIRDLRMKLSSFNIREYELSGLVQAVVTEANDRVSQNPDSEAHWRRKMLRGLWDLYEAGAKGVSLTEVSIVIPTRTGTFAKASSLYLMGEYPNGKLVEHLYESVDQELFVVSPTELDFCDDVSKLESFLLWLGVADEPRLERREMSNSDFFDHVLETLDYPAEFGSETKETPNDVTSTRNYRLRRVETVDRLEEIVERAHPYAILAWLATIPETTNRWRKNGSDAILEIKPKYHQNWKSLNEQSVPSHPYWILRTSQWLPVQGEETNLQTPQTCSTASLAEDISPLVGYPAVDPEYPLFSELGVDETDISKTLRDLGVTNTLADLSWESFYEILFNLPDRDPDGKVAKRVYRTLLKNRESDETPPASLRADFIENGEMFGTHEGVEGYYPVSELRYTNTDSIPAPVENRYPSLMLDNRQGTEKVKQFFGVEGLTNSDINISDVDYDHHLYMDEFSQEVDELKPFIYAFRVDGDDNRRELRAIRDAEIVLCNAVKATASVGSDTFDIELQPGSYLIDDSTVYVVPDILDGRPQVTDDHLARLVGDVFSDVLDKKLSKDILSLATANDRRQRLEVLLGDESAHERLRESRALLTGETSEESDSVFTAPEVTDGMDRTKKTERDRSEDSPSRDGTAVNSQQPTDETPASTAQSGIDESIEGVSSKQQGFETVEGRSITIRRTSQTSQSRSTSGTYDVPDSEGAEKLAYWFEIDAGRFPILVSHIQGSESYGCDVLSFETEERKEAFESDPDRTLIDRYIEVKSSTSQQGYVTLDDGQVQQALTRQERFYLYRVYDGSSEDGSYELAVLENPLAHVDAVKRKASIDPYRTEEAIRYSLDLISDEQDD
- a CDS encoding McrB family protein, translated to MTEAYFVHTNRQHHNPIDFGRLFEDVSVAATFADKSEYGEQLQPLNEGDRVLMYDQPSGTYVGVGTVSEPWSGEGVTDPKKKVAPDDDVEEFHVGIDWEHWRHPTNGYNRAKVNRILGYDEAYAPPQSVMPIINPDEQAIERVYSIISDGGEIPTILTSDKREVLEEWREVAENHIAGEEFDFENHDRTKDIRERADAFIDDPTSERFKSMWDRMHAAIQRGNAENILSKWDNSIKELADLIKEIRDANQYNEQWESELGGKTTVRELFGNLHIEEYPIINAATESGLAFFDYDQPDSYAEGVEEFEDFLETYEQVVGHATAEADHGLEVQIRLEVDQLFNVIDKVDESSIENESSDAAIRLYRAVLDAKTDSGAEGGDGSTTTIQDLAGTDANSFWVNQGNQAEIRDEYLRAKVDNEWHHELERVAEGDVIFHNFDDELIGYSIATGHHETYSLRDQKYQRIAVDFHWFNEPLPVDSELKETLGQDKYRTEKYYPINSNDHLAQAYLADLSDAATNFLLSQVDIDVEQGTSTDATELPSKPNSAEEIKRQLVQNKQVILYGPPGTGKTFDAKRFAKRWVHKKTKREPAGKQIRSVTFHPSFSYEDFIEGLTADATESGSVSYDVEDGVLKHVAEDANDALEATPAGEREPPFVLIIDEINRGNLAQIFGEVITLLEADKRGSFEVELAHSGDSFTLPPNLYIIGTMNTADQSISLVDTALRRRFRFIDFPPNLDVVFEQYDTIDVGMEPEELLTAPTGVISDRDRLLAASILAIGELNERILDAAQLGKGKQLGHTYLLEHDSKAAVVDAWRFDILPQLEEYYFGQLDRLRENLLDGTGETLFDWNTERIQSFNANDLYTALCTLGGIENPVDLSGQERESPVESDSDSADDTWGEGERTTEAFRDRVSSTLDPANAEKISQLVDGADDIANLDPGDGDYASLMLKADSVNPSVGVIQIEEDGTIGFRWNWVVSNDNSEVSPTFIDDAATVFESVSGYHHEWDPEDGENGDFESPELNVQDLAQSDIDDLIESLREFVNRANEQ